The following proteins come from a genomic window of Aptenodytes patagonicus chromosome 21, bAptPat1.pri.cur, whole genome shotgun sequence:
- the LOC143169885 gene encoding claudin-3-like: protein MGPLSLVWGLALAPMGWVLLLAATATPRWRELSGWPGYPRDLSFSDGLWESCVEALAQLGSACRALPEDTTHFWPMRVLRAATVGSLLLGALAYTLAMLGARWWAPPPRPNLVATAGLLLMLAGAMYLGATSYMAHRVLQDLASPQTLPADRFHLGTCLYLGWSSGVAEVLAGVCLATSFCRKREFVGGPAAAPYEVDY, encoded by the coding sequence ATGGGGCCCCTCTCCCTGGTGTGGGGTCTGGCGCTGGCCCCCAtgggctgggtgctgctgctggcggcCACGGCCACCCCGCGGTGGCGGGAGCTGTCCGGGTGGCCCGGCTACCCCCGTGACCTCTCCTTCAGCGATGGCCTCTGGGAGAGCTGCGTGGAGGCGCTCGcccagctgggctcagcctgTCGCGCCCTCCCGGAGGACACGACCCATTTCTGGCCCATGCGGGTGCTGAGAGCGGCCACCGTGGGCTCGCTGCTGCTGGGGGCCCTGGCGTACACCCTGGCCATGCTAGGGGCACGGTGGTGGGCCCCCCCGCCACGGCCCAACCTGGTGGCCACTGCCGGGCTCCTGCTGATGCTGGCGGGTGCCATGTACCTGGGTGCCACTTCCTACATGGCTCATCGGGTGCTGCAGGACTTGGCCAGCCCGCAGACCCTCCCGGCAGACCGCTTCCACCTGGGGACGTGTCTCTACCTGGGCTGGAGCAGCGGagtggcagaggtgctggctgGCGTCTGCCTGGCCACCAGCTTCTGCAGGAAGAGGGAGTTTGTTGGGGGGCCAGCCGCTGCCCCTTACGAGGTGGATTATTGA
- the CNKSR1 gene encoding connector enhancer of kinase suppressor of ras 1 isoform X1: MEPVGAWGPARVAAWLRGLDAAVQGYPFEAWGLAGPDLLGLSAGALEALGVWRLGHQELLLEAVEQLRALDAGLASTSLRTLTEKLRELAQSTQSLVLGGLPAGAAPRPPPLTLLARVVDLVRAAKGLFSWLNRYLFSTLNDFSASRDIVVLCTQLAETLQEDCPAAERDGRILRICQHIVGICESIVGCSPPALLDCRAVLQRVGLALPPGLQGSPPMSPDTPMLPPGLWESPPTSPDTSTLPSDPLGSPPPLLTTSLGLEITSTSSCLHFVSATTSEALAAHGGHILPGDEIVQVNEQVVVGWTRVNLAKKLLEKVSGMTLVLKKIPLDLPGLPPSPRQQLWETMVGYRLALTLHPQLPGAFSDAADPPSTRSGECPGSPVSLTSSAAADLDSGPDSAPDPITDEEDEQDLRLPGAAAEELPGLTSRGAAEEEAVWEGGTPPGTPCSPGTLAAAGPCTTELSPTAAPAAGAGGAEPGQLPGEGSPQTGRRPKAGVATRLSRRRVSCRDLGRVDCDGWLLKKKDHVGFMAQKWKRCWFVLKGHTLYWYHHPNDEKAAGLINVATYDLESTREQKKKYVFQLSHQRYKPFVFATETLADLSMWVSHLITAKTKYALAHQSVPDREEDCYSETEAEDPDDESPRHGCDSPKKRLQNAPEKVQLFPAGGEPSSAASSPQGSPRPCSPMDPAGEDLECLMRCLKQGGVSLIGQQRFLTQEQCRKSFVRRNKNPHINEKVHAVRALQSTLKAKLAELQALEQLLSDAALTSEKFTHWKEEHQELYQELQEWWAQRQGQDGDGGLGAEHGPPEEAAEP, translated from the exons ATGGAGCCCGTGGGTGCCTGGGGTCCTGCGCGGGTGGCCGCCTGGCTCCGAG ggctgGACGCAGCGGTGCAGGGGTACCCCTTCGAGGcctgggggctggcggggcccGACCTGCTGGGGCTGTCGGCGGGGGCCCTGGAGGCGCTGGGCGTGTGGCGCCTGGggcaccaggagctgctgctggaggccgTGGAGCAGCTCCGCGCCCTG GACGCGGGGCTGGCGAGCACCAGCCTGCGGACGCTGACGGAGAAGCTGCGGGAGCTGGCACAGAGCACCCAGAGCCTGGTGctgggggggctgccggcgggggctgccccccgGCCGCCACCCCTCACCCTCCTGGCCCGCGTCGTCGACCTGGTCAGGGCTGCCAAGGGGCTCTTCTCCTGGCTCAACAG gtaccTCTTCTCCACCCTCAATGACTTTTCGGCCAGCCGGGACATCGTCGTGCTCTGCACCCAGCTTGCAGAGACGCTGCAGGAG GACTGTCCCGCGGCTGAGAGGGACGGCCGGATCCTGCGGATT TGCCAGCACATCGTGGGCATCTGCGAGAGCATCgtgggctgcagccccccggcGCTGCTGgactgcagggctgtgctgcagcgtgTGGGGCTGGCGCTGCCCCCCGGCCTGCAGGGCAGCCCCCCGATGTCCCCCGACACCCCGATGCTGCCCCCTGGCCTGTGGGAGAGCCCCCCAACATCCCCTGACACCTCAACGCTGCCCTCTGACCCCCTGGGGAGCCCCCCGCCGCTCCTCACCACCTCGCTG GGCCTCGAGatcacctccaccagctcctgcctgcacttTGTGTCTGCGACCACCTCGGAG gccctgGCTGCCCACGGGGGTCACATCCTGCCCGGAGATGAGATCGTGCAGGTCAATGAGCAGGTTGTG GTGGGTTGGACACGCGTCAACCTGGCAaagaagctgctggagaaggTGAGCGGGATGACGCTGGTGCTGAAGAAGATCCCCCTCGACCTGCCTGGCTTGCCCCCCTCTCCCAGGCAGCAG CTCTGGGAGACCATGGTGGGATACAGGCTGGCCCTGACGCTCCATCCGCAGCTCCCGGGAGCATTTTCAGATGCTGCAGATCCCCCCAGCACCAGGAGCGGCGAGTGCCCAGGCAGCCCCGTGTCCCTGACCTCCAG CGCTGCTGCCGACCTGGACTCAGGGCCAGACTCGGCGCCGGACCCCATCACCGACGAAGAGGACGAGCAGGACTTAAGGCTGCCCGGGGCGGCCGCGGAGGAGCTGCCGGGGCTGACCAGCCGTG gtgctgcggaggaggaggcagtgtgGGAGGGGGGCACCCCGCCGGGCACCCCGTGCTCCCCGGGTACCCTCGCTGCTGCCGGACCCTGCACCACGGAGCTCAGCCCCACGGCAGCCCCcgccgcaggggctgggggcgcAGAGCCCGGCCAGCTCCCCGGGGAG GGCAGCCCCCAGACAGGACGCAGACCAAAAG caggagtggcGACCAGGCTGAGCCGCCGGCGGGTCTCGTGCCGGGACCTGGGCCGGGTGGACTGCGATGGCTGGCTCCTGAAGAAGAAGGACCACGTGGGCTTCATGGCCCAGAAGTGGAAGCGGTGCTGGTTTGTGCTGAAGGGCCACACGCTCTACTGGTACCACCACCCCAAC GATGAGAAGGCTGCAGGTCTCATCAACGTGGCCACCTACGACCTGGAGAGCACGAGGGAGCAGAAGAAGAAATA CGTGTTCCAGCTCTCCCATCAGAGGTACAAGCCCTTCGTCTTCGCCACAGAAACACTGGCTGATTTGAGCAT GTGGGTCAGTCACCTGATAACAGCCAAAACAAAGTACGCGCTGGCCCATCAGTCGGTCCCGGACAGGGAGGAAG ACTGCTACAGCGAGACAGAAGCCGAGGACCCCGATGACGAGTCCCCCAGGCACGGATGCGACTCG CCAAAGAAGAGGCTGCAAAATGCTCCGGAGAAAGTCCAGCTCTTCCCGGCCGGCGGTGAGCCCAGCAGCgcagccagcagcccccagggcagcccccggccctgctcgCCCATGG ACCCCGCCGGGGAGGATCTCGAGTGCCTGATGCGGTGCCTGAAGCAGGGGGGGGTGTCCCTCATTGGGCAGCAGCGGTTCCTGACGCAGGAGCAGTGCCGCAAGTCCTTCGTCCGGCGCAACAAGAACCCCCACATCAACGAGAAGGTGCACGCGGTGCGGGCCCTGCAGAGCACGCTCAAG GCgaagctggcagagctgcaggccctggagcagctgctcagCGACGCCGCGCTCACCTCGGAGAAGTTCACGCACTGGAAGGAAGAGCACCAGGAGCTGtaccaggagctgcaggagtggTGGGCACAGCGGCAGGGCCAGGACGGCGACGGGGGACTCGGGGCTGAGCACGGCCCCCCCGAAGAGGCGGCCGAACCCTGA
- the CNKSR1 gene encoding connector enhancer of kinase suppressor of ras 1 isoform X2 has product MEPVGAWGPARVAAWLRGLDAAVQGYPFEAWGLAGPDLLGLSAGALEALGVWRLGHQELLLEAVEQLRALDAGLASTSLRTLTEKLRELAQSTQSLVLGGLPAGAAPRPPPLTLLARVVDLVRAAKGLFSWLNRYLFSTLNDFSASRDIVVLCTQLAETLQEDCPAAERDGRILRICQHIVGICESIVGCSPPALLDCRAVLQRVGLALPPGLQGSPPMSPDTPMLPPGLWESPPTSPDTSTLPSDPLGSPPPLLTTSLGLEITSTSSCLHFVSATTSEALAAHGGHILPGDEIVQVNEQVGWTRVNLAKKLLEKVSGMTLVLKKIPLDLPGLPPSPRQQLWETMVGYRLALTLHPQLPGAFSDAADPPSTRSGECPGSPVSLTSSAAADLDSGPDSAPDPITDEEDEQDLRLPGAAAEELPGLTSRGAAEEEAVWEGGTPPGTPCSPGTLAAAGPCTTELSPTAAPAAGAGGAEPGQLPGEGSPQTGRRPKAGVATRLSRRRVSCRDLGRVDCDGWLLKKKDHVGFMAQKWKRCWFVLKGHTLYWYHHPNDEKAAGLINVATYDLESTREQKKKYVFQLSHQRYKPFVFATETLADLSMWVSHLITAKTKYALAHQSVPDREEDCYSETEAEDPDDESPRHGCDSPKKRLQNAPEKVQLFPAGGEPSSAASSPQGSPRPCSPMDPAGEDLECLMRCLKQGGVSLIGQQRFLTQEQCRKSFVRRNKNPHINEKVHAVRALQSTLKAKLAELQALEQLLSDAALTSEKFTHWKEEHQELYQELQEWWAQRQGQDGDGGLGAEHGPPEEAAEP; this is encoded by the exons ATGGAGCCCGTGGGTGCCTGGGGTCCTGCGCGGGTGGCCGCCTGGCTCCGAG ggctgGACGCAGCGGTGCAGGGGTACCCCTTCGAGGcctgggggctggcggggcccGACCTGCTGGGGCTGTCGGCGGGGGCCCTGGAGGCGCTGGGCGTGTGGCGCCTGGggcaccaggagctgctgctggaggccgTGGAGCAGCTCCGCGCCCTG GACGCGGGGCTGGCGAGCACCAGCCTGCGGACGCTGACGGAGAAGCTGCGGGAGCTGGCACAGAGCACCCAGAGCCTGGTGctgggggggctgccggcgggggctgccccccgGCCGCCACCCCTCACCCTCCTGGCCCGCGTCGTCGACCTGGTCAGGGCTGCCAAGGGGCTCTTCTCCTGGCTCAACAG gtaccTCTTCTCCACCCTCAATGACTTTTCGGCCAGCCGGGACATCGTCGTGCTCTGCACCCAGCTTGCAGAGACGCTGCAGGAG GACTGTCCCGCGGCTGAGAGGGACGGCCGGATCCTGCGGATT TGCCAGCACATCGTGGGCATCTGCGAGAGCATCgtgggctgcagccccccggcGCTGCTGgactgcagggctgtgctgcagcgtgTGGGGCTGGCGCTGCCCCCCGGCCTGCAGGGCAGCCCCCCGATGTCCCCCGACACCCCGATGCTGCCCCCTGGCCTGTGGGAGAGCCCCCCAACATCCCCTGACACCTCAACGCTGCCCTCTGACCCCCTGGGGAGCCCCCCGCCGCTCCTCACCACCTCGCTG GGCCTCGAGatcacctccaccagctcctgcctgcacttTGTGTCTGCGACCACCTCGGAG gccctgGCTGCCCACGGGGGTCACATCCTGCCCGGAGATGAGATCGTGCAGGTCAATGAGCAG GTGGGTTGGACACGCGTCAACCTGGCAaagaagctgctggagaaggTGAGCGGGATGACGCTGGTGCTGAAGAAGATCCCCCTCGACCTGCCTGGCTTGCCCCCCTCTCCCAGGCAGCAG CTCTGGGAGACCATGGTGGGATACAGGCTGGCCCTGACGCTCCATCCGCAGCTCCCGGGAGCATTTTCAGATGCTGCAGATCCCCCCAGCACCAGGAGCGGCGAGTGCCCAGGCAGCCCCGTGTCCCTGACCTCCAG CGCTGCTGCCGACCTGGACTCAGGGCCAGACTCGGCGCCGGACCCCATCACCGACGAAGAGGACGAGCAGGACTTAAGGCTGCCCGGGGCGGCCGCGGAGGAGCTGCCGGGGCTGACCAGCCGTG gtgctgcggaggaggaggcagtgtgGGAGGGGGGCACCCCGCCGGGCACCCCGTGCTCCCCGGGTACCCTCGCTGCTGCCGGACCCTGCACCACGGAGCTCAGCCCCACGGCAGCCCCcgccgcaggggctgggggcgcAGAGCCCGGCCAGCTCCCCGGGGAG GGCAGCCCCCAGACAGGACGCAGACCAAAAG caggagtggcGACCAGGCTGAGCCGCCGGCGGGTCTCGTGCCGGGACCTGGGCCGGGTGGACTGCGATGGCTGGCTCCTGAAGAAGAAGGACCACGTGGGCTTCATGGCCCAGAAGTGGAAGCGGTGCTGGTTTGTGCTGAAGGGCCACACGCTCTACTGGTACCACCACCCCAAC GATGAGAAGGCTGCAGGTCTCATCAACGTGGCCACCTACGACCTGGAGAGCACGAGGGAGCAGAAGAAGAAATA CGTGTTCCAGCTCTCCCATCAGAGGTACAAGCCCTTCGTCTTCGCCACAGAAACACTGGCTGATTTGAGCAT GTGGGTCAGTCACCTGATAACAGCCAAAACAAAGTACGCGCTGGCCCATCAGTCGGTCCCGGACAGGGAGGAAG ACTGCTACAGCGAGACAGAAGCCGAGGACCCCGATGACGAGTCCCCCAGGCACGGATGCGACTCG CCAAAGAAGAGGCTGCAAAATGCTCCGGAGAAAGTCCAGCTCTTCCCGGCCGGCGGTGAGCCCAGCAGCgcagccagcagcccccagggcagcccccggccctgctcgCCCATGG ACCCCGCCGGGGAGGATCTCGAGTGCCTGATGCGGTGCCTGAAGCAGGGGGGGGTGTCCCTCATTGGGCAGCAGCGGTTCCTGACGCAGGAGCAGTGCCGCAAGTCCTTCGTCCGGCGCAACAAGAACCCCCACATCAACGAGAAGGTGCACGCGGTGCGGGCCCTGCAGAGCACGCTCAAG GCgaagctggcagagctgcaggccctggagcagctgctcagCGACGCCGCGCTCACCTCGGAGAAGTTCACGCACTGGAAGGAAGAGCACCAGGAGCTGtaccaggagctgcaggagtggTGGGCACAGCGGCAGGGCCAGGACGGCGACGGGGGACTCGGGGCTGAGCACGGCCCCCCCGAAGAGGCGGCCGAACCCTGA
- the CNKSR1 gene encoding connector enhancer of kinase suppressor of ras 1 isoform X3: MEPVGAWGPARVAAWLRGLDAAVQGYPFEAWGLAGPDLLGLSAGALEALGVWRLGHQELLLEAVEQLRALDAGLASTSLRTLTEKLRELAQSTQSLVLGGLPAGAAPRPPPLTLLARVVDLVRAAKGLFSWLNRYLFSTLNDFSASRDIVVLCTQLAETLQEDCPAAERDGRILRICQHIVGICESIVGCSPPALLDCRAVLQRVGLALPPGLQGSPPMSPDTPMLPPGLWESPPTSPDTSTLPSDPLGSPPPLLTTSLGLEITSTSSCLHFVSATTSEALAAHGGHILPGDEIVQVNEQVVVGWTRVNLAKKLLEKVSGMTLVLKKIPLDLPGLPPSPRQQLPGAFSDAADPPSTRSGECPGSPVSLTSSAAADLDSGPDSAPDPITDEEDEQDLRLPGAAAEELPGLTSRGAAEEEAVWEGGTPPGTPCSPGTLAAAGPCTTELSPTAAPAAGAGGAEPGQLPGEGSPQTGRRPKGVATRLSRRRVSCRDLGRVDCDGWLLKKKDHVGFMAQKWKRCWFVLKGHTLYWYHHPNDEKAAGLINVATYDLESTREQKKKYVFQLSHQRYKPFVFATETLADLSMWVSHLITAKTKYALAHQSVPDREEDCYSETEAEDPDDESPRHGCDSPKKRLQNAPEKVQLFPAGGEPSSAASSPQGSPRPCSPMDPAGEDLECLMRCLKQGGVSLIGQQRFLTQEQCRKSFVRRNKNPHINEKVHAVRALQSTLKAKLAELQALEQLLSDAALTSEKFTHWKEEHQELYQELQEWWAQRQGQDGDGGLGAEHGPPEEAAEP; the protein is encoded by the exons ATGGAGCCCGTGGGTGCCTGGGGTCCTGCGCGGGTGGCCGCCTGGCTCCGAG ggctgGACGCAGCGGTGCAGGGGTACCCCTTCGAGGcctgggggctggcggggcccGACCTGCTGGGGCTGTCGGCGGGGGCCCTGGAGGCGCTGGGCGTGTGGCGCCTGGggcaccaggagctgctgctggaggccgTGGAGCAGCTCCGCGCCCTG GACGCGGGGCTGGCGAGCACCAGCCTGCGGACGCTGACGGAGAAGCTGCGGGAGCTGGCACAGAGCACCCAGAGCCTGGTGctgggggggctgccggcgggggctgccccccgGCCGCCACCCCTCACCCTCCTGGCCCGCGTCGTCGACCTGGTCAGGGCTGCCAAGGGGCTCTTCTCCTGGCTCAACAG gtaccTCTTCTCCACCCTCAATGACTTTTCGGCCAGCCGGGACATCGTCGTGCTCTGCACCCAGCTTGCAGAGACGCTGCAGGAG GACTGTCCCGCGGCTGAGAGGGACGGCCGGATCCTGCGGATT TGCCAGCACATCGTGGGCATCTGCGAGAGCATCgtgggctgcagccccccggcGCTGCTGgactgcagggctgtgctgcagcgtgTGGGGCTGGCGCTGCCCCCCGGCCTGCAGGGCAGCCCCCCGATGTCCCCCGACACCCCGATGCTGCCCCCTGGCCTGTGGGAGAGCCCCCCAACATCCCCTGACACCTCAACGCTGCCCTCTGACCCCCTGGGGAGCCCCCCGCCGCTCCTCACCACCTCGCTG GGCCTCGAGatcacctccaccagctcctgcctgcacttTGTGTCTGCGACCACCTCGGAG gccctgGCTGCCCACGGGGGTCACATCCTGCCCGGAGATGAGATCGTGCAGGTCAATGAGCAGGTTGTG GTGGGTTGGACACGCGTCAACCTGGCAaagaagctgctggagaaggTGAGCGGGATGACGCTGGTGCTGAAGAAGATCCCCCTCGACCTGCCTGGCTTGCCCCCCTCTCCCAGGCAGCAG CTCCCGGGAGCATTTTCAGATGCTGCAGATCCCCCCAGCACCAGGAGCGGCGAGTGCCCAGGCAGCCCCGTGTCCCTGACCTCCAG CGCTGCTGCCGACCTGGACTCAGGGCCAGACTCGGCGCCGGACCCCATCACCGACGAAGAGGACGAGCAGGACTTAAGGCTGCCCGGGGCGGCCGCGGAGGAGCTGCCGGGGCTGACCAGCCGTG gtgctgcggaggaggaggcagtgtgGGAGGGGGGCACCCCGCCGGGCACCCCGTGCTCCCCGGGTACCCTCGCTGCTGCCGGACCCTGCACCACGGAGCTCAGCCCCACGGCAGCCCCcgccgcaggggctgggggcgcAGAGCCCGGCCAGCTCCCCGGGGAG GGCAGCCCCCAGACAGGACGCAGACCAAAAG gagtggcGACCAGGCTGAGCCGCCGGCGGGTCTCGTGCCGGGACCTGGGCCGGGTGGACTGCGATGGCTGGCTCCTGAAGAAGAAGGACCACGTGGGCTTCATGGCCCAGAAGTGGAAGCGGTGCTGGTTTGTGCTGAAGGGCCACACGCTCTACTGGTACCACCACCCCAAC GATGAGAAGGCTGCAGGTCTCATCAACGTGGCCACCTACGACCTGGAGAGCACGAGGGAGCAGAAGAAGAAATA CGTGTTCCAGCTCTCCCATCAGAGGTACAAGCCCTTCGTCTTCGCCACAGAAACACTGGCTGATTTGAGCAT GTGGGTCAGTCACCTGATAACAGCCAAAACAAAGTACGCGCTGGCCCATCAGTCGGTCCCGGACAGGGAGGAAG ACTGCTACAGCGAGACAGAAGCCGAGGACCCCGATGACGAGTCCCCCAGGCACGGATGCGACTCG CCAAAGAAGAGGCTGCAAAATGCTCCGGAGAAAGTCCAGCTCTTCCCGGCCGGCGGTGAGCCCAGCAGCgcagccagcagcccccagggcagcccccggccctgctcgCCCATGG ACCCCGCCGGGGAGGATCTCGAGTGCCTGATGCGGTGCCTGAAGCAGGGGGGGGTGTCCCTCATTGGGCAGCAGCGGTTCCTGACGCAGGAGCAGTGCCGCAAGTCCTTCGTCCGGCGCAACAAGAACCCCCACATCAACGAGAAGGTGCACGCGGTGCGGGCCCTGCAGAGCACGCTCAAG GCgaagctggcagagctgcaggccctggagcagctgctcagCGACGCCGCGCTCACCTCGGAGAAGTTCACGCACTGGAAGGAAGAGCACCAGGAGCTGtaccaggagctgcaggagtggTGGGCACAGCGGCAGGGCCAGGACGGCGACGGGGGACTCGGGGCTGAGCACGGCCCCCCCGAAGAGGCGGCCGAACCCTGA